The Nitrospinota bacterium genome includes the window TTCGAGAGAGCCGAGGATCGCGCGGTGGAGCAGTACGGGCCTGTGCTTGCTGGAGTCGCTTCCGACATATTCGAGGTCGAAACGCTCAGGCATGGAGAAGTCGACCTGTATGGTGCCGAGCTGCCAGTTCCTCTTTATGCAGTCCTTCACGTTGAATTCTATCTTGGGTCCGTAGAACGCCCCCTCCCCCTCTTTTATCTTGTAATCGATATTCTGCTTTTGCAACGCGCTTTTAAGGGCGTTGGTGGAGGATTCCCATATCTCGTCGTTCCCCATAGCCGATTCAGGTTTTGTGGCGATGAATACCGAAATCTCCTCGAATCCGAACACCTTGTATATGGAGAAGACGGCGCTTACGAAATTGGCTATCTCGCTTTCTATCTGTTCAGGCGCGCAGTAGATATGTCCGTCATCCTGCGTGAAGGCCCGCAGACGGAAAAGTCCGTGAAGAACTCCGCTAAGCTCGAAGCGGTGTACATGCCCCATCTCCATGAGGCGGAGTGGAAGATCCCTAAAGGAGTGGAGTTTTTCCTTGTAGACAAGTATCGAGCCGGGGCAGTTCATCGGTCTTACCGCGTAATCACGCTCTTCCGCCTTGGTGAAATACATGTTCTCCTTGAAATTGTCGTAATGTCCGGAGCGGTGCCAGAGCTCAACATTCATTATTTCCGGAGTCCTTATCTCCTGTCCGCCTCGCTTGGCCCCCTCTTCCCTTATGAATTCGAGAAGCGCGTTAAAGATTCGAAGTCCCCGCGGGTGCCAGAATACGAAACCTGCCCCTTCGTCATGGAACGAGAAGAGATCGAGCTTTTTTCCAATGACGCGGTGGTCCCGCTTTTTCGCCTCTTCCAGCATGGTCTGGTACTCTTTCAGCTCCTCCTTTGTAACGAAGCAGAGGCCGTATACCCTTTGCAGAGGCTCATTTTGGGAATCGCCAAGCCAGTAGGAACCGGCTATCCTGTCTATCTTGAACGCCCCTATCTGTCCGGTATTTTCCACGTGCGGGCCCCGGCAGAGGTCGGTAAAACCGTTCTGTGTGTAGAGCGAGACTTCTGTTTCATCCTTAAGAAGCCCTTCAAGCGCCTTTATCTTGAACTCCTGGTCCTTAAAAAATTCGAGCGCCTCCTTGCGGCTTACGGTTCTTTTTTCAAAAGGGTGCTTCCCCTTAACTATTTTCTGCATCGACTTTTCTATTTTTGAAAGGTCGTCCAGTTGCAGTGAGCCCCCCGGGATCTTGACGTCGTAATAGAAGCCGTCGTCGGTTTCCGGCCCGAAGGCGAATTGCGCGTTTGGGTATAGCTCTTTTATCGCTTCAGCCATTACATGTGCCGCCGAGTGCCGCATTGCGTGCAGTTCTGTCACTTGTGCTCCTTTGTTTCCTTTGTTACTCAGGCGGTCTCGCCCTTTTCCCCAGTTAAGGCGGACATTATAAAGTAGGTGGCCGACATTAACAAATATCCTCCTGCCATGGTGTAAACAACTGTTGGCAGATCAGCGCCGGGGAAGAAGAGCCTCCCGTCGGGAAAAGGAGAGTGTATGAGGCCGATGATGGTTGCGGCGAAAGCGACAAGGGCTGTTATGGATGCCGCTTTAAGATTTTTCCTTATCAGCTGTGACGTCATGGTGGCCCATATCATGGCTGTTAGGATGAACCCGTTGCCGAGCACTGTAATGGCCTGATAGGTTTCCTGGTAATCGGGTCGGAGTTTCGATACGTCGATACCCGCTGTGCCGATAAGGGAATTTAACTGGATCAACACCAGGTCGGCGAGGATAGGGATGAAGCAGATCGAAACAGCGGCAAGCTCTTTTTTATCGGTCTCCCTGTACGCCTGTGTGCAGACCTCTATGCCGATGAAGACGAGTATCGGAACCATAACCGCTTCCGGCAGGATGGAGATGAGAAACCCTATCATCCCGAACATCGCGCCGAAGCCGATGAAGAGCCCAGTCGCTATGGTATACGCGGCGCGTCCCCCCATGTTTTTGTAGGCAGGGTGTCCGATATATGGAGTGTTTTGAATAACCCCTCCGCAGAAACCGGCTATAAGTGTCGCGACACCTTCAACGAGGAGTATGTCCCGTGTGCTGTAGGAGTCCCCCGCGACGGCGGCGCTTTCCGTGTTGTCTATACCCCCTATCACGTTGCTGATCGCGATAGGTATCGCCAGCGGGAGGTATTTGAGGCCGAGAGCGATACCGCCGAAGAATTCGAAGGTAGGCGCAGGGAAGGCGAAGGCGAAGGAAAGCCCCTCTCTTTCGATCCCGGGCGAAAATCCGAGAGCGGCAGATATGTAGTGAATGATC containing:
- the thrS gene encoding threonine--tRNA ligase translates to MTELHAMRHSAAHVMAEAIKELYPNAQFAFGPETDDGFYYDVKIPGGSLQLDDLSKIEKSMQKIVKGKHPFEKRTVSRKEALEFFKDQEFKIKALEGLLKDETEVSLYTQNGFTDLCRGPHVENTGQIGAFKIDRIAGSYWLGDSQNEPLQRVYGLCFVTKEELKEYQTMLEEAKKRDHRVIGKKLDLFSFHDEGAGFVFWHPRGLRIFNALLEFIREEGAKRGGQEIRTPEIMNVELWHRSGHYDNFKENMYFTKAEERDYAVRPMNCPGSILVYKEKLHSFRDLPLRLMEMGHVHRFELSGVLHGLFRLRAFTQDDGHIYCAPEQIESEIANFVSAVFSIYKVFGFEEISVFIATKPESAMGNDEIWESSTNALKSALQKQNIDYKIKEGEGAFYGPKIEFNVKDCIKRNWQLGTIQVDFSMPERFDLEYVGSDSSKHRPVLLHRAILGSLERFLGIYIEQVAGNFPVWIAPLQAMVIPVTDAQNEYSQEIVKQLSSAGIRGEADLSSERMNKKIRNAQQMKTPYMIILGEKEAGAGNISVRLRTGENVNEISVSQFTETVNGIVRGRSDTLWPS
- a CDS encoding MFS transporter, which produces MSRENFKYRWAARGDIDAFFGLMLDNMTGLVILASILIGIFKMPAEIVLLKMVPGTALGVMLGDLAYSWMAFQLAKKEQRQDVCAMPLGIDAIALFGLTLGVIGPAFIATGDANKAWAVGMAVLIVMGAVKTITAFFGEAVRRAVPRAALLGSIGALAIAFIAFLPFLKIIHDPLAGMVAFGVILLTFVARIKLPRAIPGALAAVGIGTIIHYISAALGFSPGIEREGLSFAFAFPAPTFEFFGGIALGLKYLPLAIPIAISNVIGGIDNTESAAVAGDSYSTRDILLVEGVATLIAGFCGGVIQNTPYIGHPAYKNMGGRAAYTIATGLFIGFGAMFGMIGFLISILPEAVMVPILVFIGIEVCTQAYRETDKKELAAVSICFIPILADLVLIQLNSLIGTAGIDVSKLRPDYQETYQAITVLGNGFILTAMIWATMTSQLIRKNLKAASITALVAFAATIIGLIHSPFPDGRLFFPGADLPTVVYTMAGGYLLMSATYFIMSALTGEKGETA